A window of the Roseburia sp. 831b genome harbors these coding sequences:
- a CDS encoding helix-turn-helix domain-containing protein, which produces MAKAKKIDKDMGFRLKKARLDQKLTYDELSEMSGVSSRYIKEIENHGNIPSLEKLGQLIRALHISADPFFYPAAPTDNLDYQRLLVYLSQCTEEQITTILAIVEAYLRTYNKPTN; this is translated from the coding sequence ATGGCTAAAGCTAAGAAAATTGATAAAGACATGGGTTTTCGTCTTAAAAAGGCTAGACTGGATCAAAAGCTGACATACGATGAGTTATCAGAAATGTCCGGTGTTTCCTCAAGGTATATCAAGGAAATTGAAAATCATGGCAATATTCCAAGCCTTGAAAAATTGGGGCAACTGATTCGTGCATTACATATCTCCGCTGATCCTTTCTTTTATCCGGCAGCTCCAACTGACAATTTGGATTATCAAAGGCTGCTGGTCTATCTCTCACAATGTACGGAAGAACAGATAACAACGATTCTTGCCATTGTGGAAGCCTATCTTCGGACATATAACAAACCCACAAATTAG
- a CDS encoding YesL family protein, which yields MNFLSSDSWLGRFFNLVFDLVIMHVIWIICSLPIFTIGASTTALYYAFMKRTRRDEGYIWKNFFHSFKENFKQATMIWFLLLAIGALLFTDIRTGMAVTTSFGQVIIFVSSILLVPFFLVLLYIFPVQAKFENTIFTNIKNALLMSVANFGYTLLMLVIILTFGLCFIGSKTFIGLFVVCGVGLITWILSNFFIIIFRKYLPDEYDEDMEATGTISDRIEH from the coding sequence ATGAACTTTTTATCTTCTGATTCTTGGTTAGGACGTTTTTTTAACCTTGTATTTGATTTGGTTATTATGCACGTAATCTGGATAATTTGCAGTCTTCCTATCTTCACAATAGGCGCTTCCACTACTGCTCTTTACTATGCATTTATGAAAAGAACAAGACGTGATGAAGGATACATATGGAAAAACTTTTTTCATTCTTTTAAAGAAAATTTCAAGCAGGCAACAATGATATGGTTCCTTCTATTAGCTATAGGAGCCCTTTTATTTACAGATATCCGAACCGGCATGGCTGTCACCACTAGCTTTGGGCAAGTTATCATTTTTGTATCATCCATTTTGCTTGTACCCTTTTTTCTGGTTCTTTTGTACATTTTTCCAGTACAGGCAAAATTTGAAAATACAATTTTTACCAACATAAAAAATGCACTTTTAATGTCGGTTGCCAACTTTGGATATACCTTGCTCATGCTTGTGATTATCCTGACTTTTGGTCTTTGTTTTATAGGCTCCAAAACTTTTATCGGACTTTTTGTTGTGTGTGGGGTTGGACTTATCACATGGATTCTTTCCAACTTTTTTATCATAATCTTCCGAAAATATCTTCCCGATGAATACGATGAGGACATGGAAGCTACGGGCACAATCTCAGATAGAATAGAACATTAA
- a CDS encoding ABC transporter substrate-binding protein gives MKKRFVSAAIVAAMLATSLTACGGASDSTDTGAKSKEKSGKDTVSIYVYGNDQEQEMYQELFEKFEEENNCTVDAQFSIKDDYGTTITGMMTAKNLPDVFYMGPENVKSYVDNGYVLDMKPILESEGLDTSDILASTLGAYEYEDGQYGLPHDSSVFAYAYNKDLFDEAGLDYPDPDHPYTYEEFVEVCKALTKDTDGDGELDQWGCAFAPTLMIQPWIYSNGTSFLTDDYKTVNVTDPAFIEAVDDMVALTTEYHVTPTVEQEAGTGVYQRWIDGTVGFYACGTWDIAAFMDPEVVNFNWDLCAYPTLSTGETYAWCGTVGYCVSANTKNDVLATKLAYYMSASDEAMKLESGIEGGNSVLIPNLVSMSENEFAQAIDDGTLKYPDNYEVLFNYLNNQNGYHSRFNDETYTPNAEWLNKFFEGFDTVRDGSKTTEEYCNEVQEEMQQLLDEAYEDQ, from the coding sequence ATGAAAAAGAGATTCGTCTCAGCCGCAATCGTGGCAGCTATGTTAGCAACATCACTAACAGCATGTGGGGGAGCATCAGATTCAACAGATACTGGTGCAAAATCAAAAGAAAAATCTGGAAAGGACACCGTTAGCATTTATGTATACGGTAACGACCAGGAACAGGAAATGTATCAGGAACTTTTCGAAAAGTTTGAAGAGGAGAACAACTGTACCGTAGATGCGCAGTTTAGTATTAAGGATGATTATGGCACAACCATTACTGGTATGATGACAGCCAAAAACCTTCCAGACGTATTCTACATGGGGCCGGAAAATGTAAAGTCTTATGTTGATAATGGATATGTTCTTGATATGAAGCCAATTCTGGAGAGCGAGGGGTTAGATACTTCGGATATTTTGGCAAGCACACTTGGGGCATATGAGTATGAGGATGGACAGTATGGTTTACCGCACGATTCTTCCGTATTTGCTTATGCATATAACAAAGATTTGTTTGATGAGGCTGGTCTTGATTATCCAGATCCAGATCATCCATATACCTATGAGGAGTTCGTTGAGGTATGTAAGGCTCTTACAAAAGATACAGATGGGGATGGAGAGCTTGACCAGTGGGGATGTGCGTTTGCACCAACTCTTATGATTCAGCCATGGATATACTCAAATGGAACAAGTTTCCTTACAGATGATTATAAGACAGTAAACGTTACAGATCCAGCATTTATTGAGGCTGTAGATGATATGGTAGCTCTTACAACAGAATATCATGTAACACCAACCGTTGAACAAGAGGCGGGAACTGGGGTATACCAGAGATGGATTGATGGAACTGTTGGTTTCTATGCTTGTGGTACATGGGATATCGCAGCATTCATGGATCCTGAGGTTGTAAACTTTAACTGGGATCTCTGTGCATACCCAACACTTTCAACCGGTGAGACCTATGCATGGTGTGGAACTGTTGGATACTGTGTAAGTGCTAATACAAAGAACGATGTTCTTGCTACAAAGCTTGCCTACTACATGTCTGCATCTGATGAGGCTATGAAGCTTGAGTCAGGTATTGAAGGAGGAAATTCGGTATTGATTCCGAACCTTGTATCCATGTCAGAAAATGAGTTTGCACAAGCAATCGATGATGGAACACTGAAATATCCAGATAATTATGAAGTATTATTTAACTACTTAAATAACCAGAATGGATATCACTCAAGATTTAATGATGAGACATATACTCCAAACGCAGAGTGGTTAAACAAATTCTTTGAAGGATTTGATACAGTAAGGGATGGTTCCAAGACAACTGAAGAATATTGTAATGAAGTTCAGGAAGAGATGCAGCAGTTACTTGATGAGGCATACGAAGATCAGTAA
- a CDS encoding RNA polymerase sigma factor → MEQSSSEKQLRIRKQFDSFCKTLLKNEMIDYERARSYRQKHEVSFSELTQEELSRLNTEDDYIAESEVFRVLDYDIEVKDELISEALKYLPEKKRNVILLSFFLDMTDTEIAKHMNLVRSTIHHHRVSSLQALKKIMEGIRNGEIK, encoded by the coding sequence ATGGAGCAATCTTCTTCCGAAAAGCAGTTAAGAATAAGGAAACAGTTTGACAGCTTTTGTAAAACCCTGTTAAAGAATGAAATGATTGACTATGAACGGGCAAGAAGCTATCGGCAAAAGCATGAAGTTTCTTTCTCGGAACTAACGCAGGAGGAGTTGAGTCGGTTGAATACTGAGGATGATTATATAGCAGAATCAGAGGTATTTCGTGTCCTTGATTATGATATTGAGGTAAAGGACGAGCTGATCAGTGAAGCATTGAAGTATCTGCCAGAAAAGAAGCGGAATGTTATTTTGCTGTCTTTTTTTCTGGATATGACAGATACGGAGATCGCAAAGCACATGAACCTTGTCAGAAGTACCATTCATCATCACCGGGTAAGCTCACTCCAGGCATTAAAAAAGATTATGGAGGGAATCAGGAATGGAGAAATCAAATAA
- a CDS encoding carbohydrate ABC transporter permease encodes MAKNTERMDSGVRTKKEKRMDVVVFIVLAIGAVAMVFPLIYMVCASFMTKGQILSGKFSLIPNPVKTGTYAEVLFDSNFLKGVRNTMLVEIPVLLVGGFTSSLAAFSFSKLKFKGKNGIFLGLLATMMIPFAVIMIPQYVMFTRWGLTDSLLPLILPGLFGNVGMIFFLRQNLSSIPYEFVEAAKIDGCGYFKMYYAIFFPLMKGAVMTQIILWFMGIWNDYLAPTIFVANDEWQTLQVVIRQFNSQYAVNSNYPLIMTASVLALIPTLLLFFFFQRYIIESMAIAGVKG; translated from the coding sequence ATGGCTAAGAATACAGAAAGAATGGATTCAGGAGTAAGAACAAAAAAAGAAAAAAGAATGGACGTTGTTGTCTTTATCGTTCTTGCAATTGGAGCAGTTGCGATGGTATTTCCACTTATCTATATGGTGTGCGCATCCTTTATGACGAAAGGACAGATTTTATCAGGTAAGTTTAGCCTGATACCGAATCCGGTAAAAACCGGTACCTATGCAGAAGTACTTTTTGATTCGAATTTCCTTAAGGGTGTCAGAAACACAATGCTTGTTGAAATTCCGGTGCTTCTTGTAGGCGGATTTACATCATCACTTGCAGCATTTTCCTTCAGCAAATTAAAATTTAAAGGTAAGAATGGAATCTTCCTAGGACTTCTTGCGACCATGATGATTCCGTTTGCTGTAATTATGATTCCACAATATGTTATGTTTACCAGATGGGGACTTACAGATAGTCTTTTGCCACTTATTCTGCCAGGATTATTTGGTAATGTGGGCATGATTTTCTTTTTAAGACAGAATCTTTCCAGTATTCCGTATGAATTTGTGGAGGCGGCAAAGATTGATGGGTGTGGATACTTTAAAATGTACTATGCAATCTTTTTCCCATTGATGAAGGGAGCTGTGATGACACAGATTATTCTATGGTTCATGGGGATTTGGAATGATTATCTTGCACCAACGATATTTGTGGCGAATGACGAGTGGCAGACATTGCAGGTTGTAATCAGACAGTTTAACTCGCAGTATGCGGTAAATAGCAACTATCCACTTATCATGACTGCATCAGTACTGGCATTGATACCAACATTGTTACTGTTTTTCTTTTTCCAGAGATATATTATTGAGTCGATGGCAATTGCGGGTGTAAAAGGCTAA
- a CDS encoding site-specific integrase: protein MAKSRKDNKGRVLRKGETQRSCDGKYVYTYTDPEGKRRSIYSKDIMELRQREEKLIKDQLDGLDSYAAGNSTVNFVFDRYISTKSELRGTTMRNYKYMYDRFIRDGFGKKKIASVKYSDVLQFYQHLLKEKEMQINTLETIHTVLHPTFQLAVRDNIIRVNPSDGVMAQIKKQPGKNHGVRHALTIEQQRAFINYVENSLTFYHWAPFFKFLLGTGCRIGEAIGIRWEDVDFDKRMININHSLVYYSREYKDHPMCSFAVSLPKTEAGIRIIPMMDTVYDALQTEWEDQKENGFNETEIDGMKGFIFMNRFGNVHNPQAVNRAIKRIYEAYNAEEVVKASKEHREPVIIPHFSCHHLRHTFCSRFCENETNLKVIQSIMGHANIETTMDIYAEVTDTKKQEAIQNLAHKLDVF, encoded by the coding sequence ATGGCGAAATCAAGAAAGGATAACAAAGGAAGGGTTTTAAGAAAAGGCGAAACGCAGCGTAGCTGTGATGGTAAGTATGTTTATACATACACTGATCCGGAGGGAAAACGCCGGAGCATTTATTCTAAGGACATCATGGAGCTGCGGCAGAGGGAAGAAAAGTTGATTAAAGATCAACTGGACGGATTGGATTCGTATGCGGCGGGTAATTCGACAGTCAACTTTGTTTTTGACAGATATATTTCTACGAAGTCAGAACTTAGAGGAACGACTATGAGAAATTACAAGTATATGTATGACCGCTTTATCAGAGATGGATTTGGAAAGAAGAAAATCGCTTCTGTGAAGTATTCAGATGTGTTGCAGTTTTACCAGCACTTACTGAAGGAAAAGGAAATGCAGATAAATACGCTGGAAACAATTCATACAGTCCTGCACCCGACATTTCAGCTTGCAGTGCGTGATAACATTATTCGAGTTAATCCGAGCGATGGAGTTATGGCGCAGATTAAAAAGCAGCCAGGCAAAAATCATGGTGTAAGACACGCTTTGACGATAGAACAGCAGAGAGCTTTTATCAACTATGTAGAAAACAGTCTTACATTTTATCATTGGGCACCGTTTTTTAAGTTCCTGTTGGGAACAGGGTGTCGAATTGGAGAAGCAATCGGAATCAGGTGGGAAGATGTGGACTTTGATAAGCGAATGATCAATATCAATCACAGCTTAGTCTATTACAGCAGAGAATATAAAGACCACCCTATGTGTTCGTTTGCGGTATCCCTTCCAAAGACAGAAGCAGGTATACGCATTATTCCGATGATGGATACTGTTTATGATGCGCTCCAGACGGAGTGGGAAGATCAAAAGGAGAACGGGTTTAATGAAACCGAAATTGATGGAATGAAAGGATTTATCTTCATGAATCGTTTTGGGAATGTCCATAATCCGCAAGCAGTCAATCGGGCAATCAAGCGTATATATGAAGCGTACAATGCAGAAGAAGTGGTGAAGGCTTCAAAAGAACATCGTGAGCCTGTGATAATACCACATTTCTCATGTCATCATTTGCGACATACCTTTTGCTCAAGGTTTTGCGAGAATGAAACAAACTTAAAGGTAATTCAGTCCATTATGGGACACGCAAACATCGAAACGACGATGGATATTTATGCGGAAGTTACCGATACCAAAAAGCAAGAAGCAATTCAAAATTTAGCACACAAGTTAGATGTATTTTAG
- a CDS encoding 3'-5' exonuclease: protein MNYLVIDLEMCRVQKLYKRNYKYASEIIQIGAVLLDERFKKIATLCQYVNPEYGVLDNFIEKLTGIKNYEIKRAPKLTEALEHLVDWIGDREYRVYAWSNSDQLQILREIKAKDIKSDKINIFMDENRWIDYQEVFTQRFHLDRHFSLEEALERAEIEPEGNFHDGLDDAVNTGKLIEKLELNPEYKLVDYALLESDGPLSCTIGDLLGKMQLNIG from the coding sequence ATGAATTATTTAGTGATAGATTTAGAAATGTGTAGAGTTCAAAAACTTTATAAAAGAAATTACAAATATGCAAGTGAGATAATACAGATTGGAGCGGTTCTTTTAGATGAACGCTTCAAAAAAATTGCGACACTTTGTCAATATGTTAATCCTGAGTATGGGGTGTTAGATAATTTTATAGAAAAATTGACAGGAATAAAAAATTATGAAATTAAGAGAGCACCAAAATTGACAGAAGCACTCGAACATTTAGTTGATTGGATTGGAGATAGAGAATACAGAGTTTACGCATGGAGCAATTCGGATCAATTGCAAATTTTGCGAGAAATAAAGGCGAAGGATATAAAGAGTGACAAAATTAATATATTTATGGACGAAAATCGGTGGATAGATTATCAAGAGGTATTTACGCAACGATTCCATTTGGACAGGCATTTTAGTTTGGAAGAAGCACTAGAACGTGCAGAAATTGAGCCAGAAGGCAATTTTCACGATGGACTAGATGATGCGGTCAATACCGGAAAGCTGATTGAAAAACTTGAATTGAATCCGGAATATAAGTTAGTTGATTATGCATTGTTGGAGTCAGACGGACCATTAAGTTGTACAATCGGTGACTTACTTGGAAAAATGCAATTAAATATTGGATAA
- a CDS encoding helix-turn-helix domain-containing protein: MEKSNKCSKLLPYHIIAAAASGDVEAIKEVLKHYEGYIAALSTRMLYDECGNPHYCVDETLRRRLETKLITKILAFEVA, from the coding sequence ATGGAGAAATCAAATAAATGTTCAAAGTTGCTGCCTTACCATATCATTGCGGCAGCGGCTTCCGGCGATGTGGAAGCAATCAAAGAGGTTTTGAAACATTACGAGGGGTATATTGCAGCTCTGTCTACAAGAATGCTCTATGATGAGTGCGGGAATCCGCATTACTGTGTTGATGAAACTTTACGTCGCAGATTAGAAACAAAGCTGATAACAAAAATATTGGCTTTTGAAGTTGCATAG
- a CDS encoding DUF6462 family protein, with protein MQRIPKAINKKRLVRYKEGAEMYSMGMNKFQTLAKDAGAILKIDRMVLVDLDVFDQYLESFRVK; from the coding sequence ATGCAAAGAATACCAAAGGCAATTAACAAGAAAAGATTAGTCAGATATAAGGAAGGAGCAGAAATGTATAGCATGGGAATGAATAAGTTTCAGACTCTTGCGAAAGACGCAGGTGCTATTTTGAAGATAGACAGAATGGTGCTGGTTGACCTTGATGTGTTTGACCAATATCTGGAGTCATTTCGTGTGAAATAG
- a CDS encoding carbohydrate ABC transporter permease: MSKKGYKSPKKKMSKAAFREHCYGLAFVAPPFIGFLVFMAFPIVFSFIASLTTWNGMNNMIDHFCGLENYIKLFTDEKFWKVLGHTIVYMIGIPIGMFLGVFIAMGMNRKIKGIKVLRTMYYVPVISSLVAVAILWAFVFNYDNGLINVIIKGITGKQGPNWLGNEAWVKVSMIIFMTWKGLGTSIILYLSGLQSIPRDYYEAARIDGANGWKLFKNITWPLVSPVTFYLLITGMIGGFQAFVEVLVMLPTGGKNYSAATVVFYLYDKFAANKYGYASAMAFLLAIIIFIITAINFKGQDKWVKTID; encoded by the coding sequence ATGAGCAAAAAGGGGTATAAATCCCCAAAGAAAAAAATGAGCAAGGCTGCATTTCGTGAGCATTGTTATGGATTGGCGTTTGTGGCGCCTCCATTTATCGGTTTTTTGGTGTTTATGGCATTTCCGATTGTATTTTCGTTTATTGCAAGTTTGACAACCTGGAATGGTATGAACAATATGATAGATCATTTTTGTGGATTGGAAAACTATATAAAACTTTTTACAGATGAAAAATTCTGGAAGGTTCTTGGTCATACGATTGTATACATGATTGGTATTCCAATCGGCATGTTCCTAGGGGTTTTTATTGCCATGGGAATGAATCGTAAAATAAAAGGAATCAAAGTTCTTAGAACAATGTATTATGTACCGGTTATTTCCTCTCTGGTAGCAGTTGCGATTCTCTGGGCATTTGTATTTAACTATGATAACGGACTTATCAATGTGATTATAAAAGGCATTACAGGAAAACAGGGACCGAACTGGCTTGGAAATGAAGCCTGGGTAAAGGTTTCCATGATCATTTTCATGACATGGAAGGGATTAGGAACGTCGATTATTCTTTATCTCTCTGGGCTTCAGAGCATTCCTAGAGATTACTATGAAGCAGCCAGAATTGATGGAGCGAATGGATGGAAGTTATTTAAAAATATTACATGGCCGCTTGTATCACCGGTTACATTCTATTTGCTGATTACTGGTATGATTGGCGGTTTCCAGGCATTTGTTGAAGTCCTTGTTATGCTTCCGACAGGTGGCAAAAACTACTCGGCAGCAACGGTTGTATTCTATTTATATGATAAGTTTGCAGCGAATAAATATGGATATGCATCCGCAATGGCATTCTTATTGGCAATCATCATCTTTATCATAACTGCGATTAATTTCAAGGGGCAGGATAAATGGGTGAAAACAATAGATTAA
- a CDS encoding ATP-binding protein, translating into MYRKDSITIEEWLINSNKALLVTGARQIGKTWLIRDEISKSGYAKFEINFIDQPDMVTYLNTEMSAEEFLVKLKMIMPENCKPHETVVFFDEIQKCPEIVTKIKFLVDEGSFKYVMSGSLLGVELRGIASAPVGYLSVLRMYPMDFEEFMIANHVSKTTLEMLKEKFETCRPVDEFIHQKLLSLFFVYLIVGGMPDAVKTYIDTKDIREVDKIQRDIVTLYKEDFTQYESEDKKLKLKSIYEIVPAELNKQNKKFVFTMLDKELKFNRYENSFLWLKDAGVVLPVYNADAPIIPLLASKSSNVFRLFSSDIGLLTSAYPAETKVELINKNGEVNNGAHFENAVAQQLSANGFEPYFCKKKNLGELDFVIEMGGKVVPIEVKSGKSYKVHKALDNFMNVSDYHIEKAYVFSTGNVEKAGTVTYLPIYMCYLLKEQQIGKMIVDLDIDGL; encoded by the coding sequence ATGTACAGAAAAGACTCTATTACAATAGAAGAATGGTTAATAAATTCAAACAAGGCACTGCTGGTGACGGGCGCAAGACAAATAGGAAAGACTTGGCTTATAAGAGACGAGATTAGCAAGAGTGGATATGCAAAGTTTGAAATAAATTTTATCGATCAGCCAGACATGGTTACTTATTTGAATACGGAAATGAGTGCGGAGGAGTTTCTGGTTAAATTGAAAATGATTATGCCGGAGAATTGTAAACCGCATGAGACGGTGGTTTTTTTTGATGAGATTCAGAAATGCCCGGAAATAGTAACCAAAATAAAATTTCTTGTGGATGAAGGAAGCTTTAAATATGTTATGAGTGGTTCCTTATTAGGGGTAGAACTTCGTGGAATTGCATCTGCGCCGGTTGGATATCTATCGGTTTTGCGAATGTATCCTATGGATTTTGAAGAATTTATGATAGCGAATCACGTATCGAAAACAACATTAGAGATGTTGAAAGAAAAATTTGAAACCTGCAGACCGGTAGATGAATTTATACATCAGAAACTTTTGTCATTGTTTTTCGTGTATCTTATTGTTGGAGGAATGCCGGATGCTGTAAAAACTTACATTGATACGAAGGATATACGTGAGGTTGATAAGATACAAAGAGACATTGTGACGCTATACAAAGAGGATTTTACGCAATATGAGAGTGAAGATAAAAAGCTAAAACTAAAATCTATTTATGAAATCGTTCCGGCTGAATTAAATAAGCAGAATAAAAAGTTTGTTTTTACAATGCTGGATAAAGAACTAAAGTTTAATAGATATGAAAATAGCTTTTTGTGGTTAAAAGATGCAGGCGTTGTGCTGCCTGTTTATAATGCGGATGCCCCAATTATTCCCCTTTTGGCAAGTAAAAGCAGTAATGTGTTTAGGCTTTTTTCGAGTGATATTGGGTTGCTTACAAGTGCGTATCCCGCAGAAACAAAAGTTGAATTAATTAATAAAAATGGGGAAGTTAACAACGGGGCGCATTTTGAAAACGCGGTTGCACAGCAGTTATCGGCGAATGGATTTGAACCATATTTTTGTAAAAAGAAGAATCTGGGTGAACTGGACTTTGTGATAGAGATGGGAGGAAAAGTCGTCCCAATCGAGGTTAAGTCAGGAAAATCCTATAAGGTGCATAAAGCGTTAGACAATTTTATGAACGTTTCGGATTATCATATAGAAAAAGCATATGTTTTTTCCACCGGCAATGTAGAAAAGGCAGGAACAGTGACATATCTTCCAATATATATGTGTTATCTTTTAAAAGAACAGCAAATTGGTAAGATGATAGTAGATTTAGATATTGATGGATTATAA
- the recQ gene encoding DNA helicase RecQ yields MTNTPKHPTHYNTPEEALKDLFGYDTFRPGQKPIIDSILSGRDTFAVMPTGAGKSLCYQIPAMLLSGITIVISPLISLMQDQVKALNDAGVSAAFINSALSESAFFETVSRAKQGIYKLIYVAPERLVTEGFLNLAKEVPISMITVDEAHCISQWGQDFRPSYTKIVEFVNLLEKRPIISAFTATATETVREDIVCTLGLDNPYTMVTGFDRENLFFQVDKPKSKEQYIVDYIAKHPDESGIIYCATRKNVDSVYELLKEKGVSVAKYHAGMSAADRKQMQEDFVFDYTSIVVATNAFGMGIDKSNVRFVIHYNMPQSMENYYQEAGRAGRDGLDSKCILLFSPQDIVINRFLLEHKEMADIDPADRETIKERDAKRLQVMERYCYTTECLRNYILKYFGENPSKPCEDCGNCLREFETLDMTEEAKKIINCVFEAKGRYGKTIIIDTVVGAKTARLEEIGATGYKSYGVLASSNKKLLRRLLEQMVMEGYLVVGDYQVIKLGDISALKASGTKVLVKITDEDKLPEKASKPKKKAKGTESLTSAGFQLFHKLRALRLEIAREEKMPPYIIFSDKTLIDMAAKVPSNKEEMMNVSGVGENKFAKYGERFLSVIKETVH; encoded by the coding sequence ATGACCAACACCCCTAAACATCCAACCCATTACAACACCCCCGAAGAAGCCCTAAAAGACCTCTTCGGCTACGACACCTTCCGGCCGGGGCAGAAGCCCATAATCGACAGCATCCTCTCAGGCAGAGATACGTTTGCAGTCATGCCGACCGGCGCCGGGAAATCGCTTTGTTATCAGATTCCTGCTATGTTATTATCTGGAATTACAATTGTAATTTCACCGCTGATTTCGCTCATGCAGGATCAGGTAAAAGCATTAAATGATGCGGGCGTTTCTGCAGCATTTATCAACAGTGCATTGTCGGAAAGCGCATTTTTCGAGACGGTCAGCAGGGCGAAGCAGGGGATATATAAGTTGATATATGTGGCTCCGGAGCGGCTGGTGACGGAGGGATTTTTAAATCTTGCAAAAGAGGTTCCGATTTCGATGATAACGGTGGACGAGGCGCACTGTATTTCACAGTGGGGACAGGATTTCCGTCCGAGTTACACAAAGATTGTGGAGTTTGTGAATCTATTAGAAAAGCGCCCGATTATCAGTGCATTCACGGCGACGGCGACGGAGACCGTCCGCGAGGACATCGTCTGTACACTTGGATTGGACAATCCATACACGATGGTAACCGGATTTGACAGGGAAAATTTGTTTTTTCAGGTGGATAAGCCAAAGAGCAAGGAACAGTATATTGTGGATTACATAGCGAAGCACCCGGACGAAAGCGGCATCATTTACTGCGCTACCAGAAAAAATGTGGACAGCGTATATGAGCTTTTGAAGGAAAAAGGTGTGTCAGTTGCGAAATATCATGCTGGAATGAGTGCGGCAGACAGAAAGCAGATGCAGGAAGATTTTGTATTTGATTATACCAGTATTGTGGTTGCGACAAATGCGTTTGGAATGGGAATCGACAAATCAAACGTGCGGTTTGTCATCCACTACAATATGCCGCAAAGCATGGAAAATTACTATCAGGAAGCGGGCAGAGCCGGCAGGGATGGTTTAGATTCTAAGTGCATTTTGCTGTTTTCTCCGCAGGATATTGTAATCAACAGGTTTTTGTTAGAGCACAAGGAAATGGCGGATATCGACCCGGCAGACAGGGAGACGATAAAGGAACGTGATGCGAAAAGGCTTCAGGTGATGGAGCGGTATTGCTATACGACAGAGTGTCTGCGCAACTATATTTTGAAGTATTTTGGGGAGAACCCGTCAAAACCGTGCGAGGATTGCGGCAACTGTCTGCGCGAATTTGAAACTCTGGATATGACAGAGGAAGCAAAGAAAATCATTAACTGCGTTTTTGAAGCCAAAGGCCGGTATGGAAAAACAATCATTATCGACACGGTTGTGGGCGCGAAGACGGCAAGGCTGGAAGAAATCGGGGCGACAGGCTACAAGTCATACGGCGTACTAGCTTCCTCGAACAAAAAACTTTTGCGGCGTCTGCTGGAACAGATGGTAATGGAAGGCTATCTGGTGGTCGGGGACTATCAGGTCATAAAGCTTGGCGATATCAGCGCCCTGAAAGCTTCTGGCACAAAAGTGTTGGTCAAAATTACGGACGAGGATAAGCTGCCGGAAAAAGCTTCGAAGCCGAAAAAGAAGGCAAAGGGTACGGAATCGCTGACTTCAGCCGGCTTCCAATTGTTTCATAAGCTTCGGGCACTCCGCCTCGAAATTGCGCGAGAGGAAAAGATGCCACCTTATATTATTTTCAGTGACAAGACTTTGATTGATATGGCAGCCAAAGTGCCTTCTAATAAAGAAGAGATGATGAATGTTTCCGGTGTGGGTGAAAACAAATTTGCGAAATATGGGGAGCGTTTTCTTTCTGTGATAAAAGAAACCGTGCACTGA
- a CDS encoding helix-turn-helix domain-containing protein: MKIYWNKESNSKNLIGQRVKELRTERQLSQKALAEQLQLAGYEFSDLTVLRIEQGTRFVPDYEVVALAEYFQVSCEYLLGVGNEK; this comes from the coding sequence ATGAAAATTTACTGGAATAAAGAAAGCAATTCCAAAAATCTGATAGGTCAGAGAGTAAAGGAATTGCGTACAGAAAGGCAGCTATCGCAAAAAGCACTGGCAGAACAGCTCCAGCTTGCCGGATATGAATTTAGCGATTTGACCGTATTACGAATAGAACAAGGGACACGCTTTGTACCGGATTATGAAGTGGTTGCCCTTGCTGAATATTTCCAAGTATCATGTGAATATCTTTTAGGTGTCGGAAACGAAAAATAA